A region of Chitinophaga horti DNA encodes the following proteins:
- a CDS encoding glycoside hydrolase family 76 protein, producing MRFLVLTIAAAAVLLTSCYKTREDVPVLVDRDTTSTDLTYKMKARQAMDNIYRYYSAGGTVFVRESYPTQPGDPRYAYLWPYSAMFTGATLLKQMGYTDDVAQGYYTSTLTGMEAYKDVSRTPAAYQSVPLSEGLADRFYDDNAITGIDMLEAYHLTKEQQLLDNAKLCYTFCASGESPEAGGGLYWNEGVNNNPDHRDYMKATNVTALSATLALQLYQQEKQEAYLTSAKRWYNWVKQYMLDPVDKGFWNSITIKDGSINYAKWTYNSGAMIQNAALLYKITGEQVYLDDAKVWAQGAYNIFTREVANQGRFYTANDPWFTAVLLRGYLELHAIDKNSTYIDTLVSNVDYAWQHARLPDTFQFYEDWSGSDLGRYHSLLTQVAMVEIYARISIWKAEK from the coding sequence ATGAGATTTCTTGTTTTAACAATAGCCGCAGCGGCAGTGTTGCTTACCAGTTGTTATAAAACCCGGGAAGATGTGCCGGTGCTGGTGGATAGAGATACCACCTCCACAGACCTGACGTACAAAATGAAGGCACGCCAGGCGATGGACAATATTTATAGGTATTACAGTGCCGGTGGTACCGTATTCGTGCGCGAAAGTTACCCGACACAGCCCGGCGATCCTCGCTACGCTTACCTGTGGCCTTACTCTGCCATGTTCACCGGTGCCACCTTGCTGAAGCAGATGGGTTATACCGATGATGTGGCGCAAGGTTACTACACCAGTACCTTAACCGGCATGGAAGCGTATAAAGACGTTTCCCGTACACCGGCTGCCTACCAGTCAGTTCCCTTGAGCGAAGGCCTGGCCGACCGTTTCTACGACGATAACGCCATTACAGGTATCGATATGCTCGAAGCGTATCACTTAACGAAAGAGCAGCAGTTGCTGGATAATGCTAAGCTTTGCTACACCTTCTGCGCATCGGGCGAAAGTCCGGAAGCGGGTGGAGGCCTGTACTGGAACGAGGGAGTAAATAATAATCCGGATCACCGGGACTACATGAAGGCCACCAATGTGACCGCCCTTTCTGCCACGCTGGCGCTGCAATTATATCAGCAGGAAAAACAGGAGGCATATCTCACTTCCGCTAAACGCTGGTATAACTGGGTAAAACAGTATATGCTCGATCCGGTTGACAAAGGTTTCTGGAACTCCATTACCATTAAGGATGGCAGCATCAACTATGCAAAATGGACGTACAACTCCGGCGCCATGATCCAGAATGCGGCTTTGCTGTACAAGATCACGGGCGAACAGGTGTACCTCGACGATGCTAAAGTGTGGGCGCAAGGAGCGTACAACATCTTTACCCGCGAGGTAGCCAACCAGGGCCGTTTCTACACCGCTAACGATCCATGGTTTACGGCCGTACTGCTTCGTGGTTACCTCGAACTGCACGCGATCGACAAGAACAGCACGTACATCGATACGCTGGTAAGCAATGTCGATTACGCCTGGCAGCATGCCCGCCTGCCGGATACCTTCCAGTTTTATGAAGACTGGTCTGGCTCGGATTTAGGCAGATACCATTCCCTGCTCACCCAGGTGGCTATGGTGGAAATTTATGCACGGATATCTATCTGGAAAGCCGAAAAATAA
- a CDS encoding SusE domain-containing protein, with amino-acid sequence MIRSIKSNIYSLLAATLAITTFASCEKDKEINSNISTVKELYYPEVGKYLKLQPATTAVVNFEWSPARAEDGSLVMYEVAFDTLGGDFQRPIYTVASNGNGVQNALSLSHKVLNTVASKAGIQPSTSGSLQWTVIASKGLNEKKAEASRVIVIERPSGFTEIPSNVFITGAATEGGADLASAKPMKLNADGVFEIFTRLKDGAYQFVDRNSGTPVTYSIQGTRLAEGGENQQAGDKVYRIRLDFANAAAEMTEITGVGVFASAYNRSVGNLAYAGNGTWTGTNLPIAYYDFGSWKDDRFKFQLLTADAGGTPGAMFYGSVNQSNSTPPDANTPEAYYSVVPVDNSQWDFTYKYPAGSDGKAGDFTLELNAAGDYKYKLTVR; translated from the coding sequence ATGATACGTTCCATCAAATCAAACATATACAGCCTGCTGGCCGCCACGTTGGCCATCACCACCTTCGCATCCTGCGAAAAGGATAAAGAGATCAACAGCAATATTTCTACAGTGAAAGAGCTGTACTATCCCGAAGTAGGCAAATACCTGAAACTGCAACCCGCTACCACTGCGGTAGTGAACTTCGAATGGAGTCCTGCAAGAGCGGAGGATGGCAGCCTGGTGATGTATGAAGTAGCCTTCGATACACTGGGGGGTGACTTCCAGCGGCCGATCTATACCGTTGCTTCTAACGGCAATGGTGTGCAGAATGCCTTATCACTTTCTCATAAAGTGCTGAATACAGTGGCCAGTAAAGCAGGCATCCAGCCTTCTACATCGGGCTCTCTGCAGTGGACGGTGATCGCCAGCAAAGGGCTGAACGAAAAGAAGGCAGAGGCTTCCAGGGTGATCGTGATCGAGCGTCCTTCCGGCTTTACCGAAATTCCGTCTAACGTATTCATCACCGGTGCTGCTACCGAAGGTGGTGCGGACCTGGCCAGTGCCAAACCGATGAAACTGAATGCCGACGGTGTTTTCGAGATCTTCACCCGCCTGAAAGATGGTGCTTACCAGTTCGTTGACCGTAACAGCGGTACGCCGGTAACTTATTCCATCCAGGGGACGCGCCTGGCAGAAGGTGGCGAAAATCAGCAGGCTGGCGACAAAGTATATCGTATCCGTCTCGACTTCGCTAACGCGGCTGCTGAAATGACGGAGATCACGGGTGTGGGTGTATTTGCATCTGCCTATAACCGTTCTGTGGGTAACCTCGCTTATGCAGGCAATGGTACCTGGACAGGCACCAATCTTCCGATCGCTTACTACGATTTCGGTAGCTGGAAAGATGATCGTTTCAAGTTCCAGTTGCTGACGGCAGACGCAGGTGGCACGCCAGGCGCAATGTTCTACGGTAGCGTGAATCAGTCTAACTCTACACCTCCCGATGCGAACACACCGGAAGCTTACTACAGCGTAGTGCCCGTAGATAATTCACAGTGGGATTTCACTTATAAATACCCGGCCGGTTCCGACGGTAAAGCAGGTGATTTTACACTGGAGCTGAATGCAGCGGGAGATTATAAATACAAGCTCACCGTACGCTAA